DNA sequence from the Butyricimonas faecalis genome:
ATATGCTACAAGCTGCCGGCGTTGACCGGATTATCACGATGGATTTGCATGCCGACCAGATTCAAGGATTTTTCGATGTTCCCGTGGATCACTTGTACGGTTCAACCGTCTTGATCCCTTATATCAAATCTTTAGGATTACGTGATTTCGCCATTGCCTCTCCGGATATCGGTGGAGCCAAAAGAGCAAACTCCTGGGCAAAATACTTCGATTCCGGGTTGATTATCTGCCACAAGACCCGCATCCGGGCAAACGAAGTGGCCGACATGAAAGTGATCGGGGATGTTGAGGGCAAAAACATCATCGTGGTCGATGACATGATCGACACGGCCGGAACAATCTGCAAAGCGGCCGATATGCTTATCGACAATGGAGCAGCCAGCGTACGTGCCGTGGCCACTCACGCCGTTCTTTCCGGTAAAGCATACGAAAATATCGAGAAATCAAAACTGACGGAAGTAATCTTCACCGATTCCATCCCTCAGAAACAACCTTGCTCAAAAATAAAAGTATTACCGATCGCTCCCATGTTTGCCGACACGATCCGCAACATCTACGAGCACAAATCGATCAGTGATCACTTCCTCATGTAAATTCATGTTTCGTGATATAGAAAATGGCACCCGAAAACGGGTGCCATTTTTAGATTAAATATACCTAATTTTAGGGATTGTCCCCATTTTTCATGTACTATATTTTTGTCGACCGTTAATGGATAAAATTTATTATTCGGGAAGATTAAGGAAATAAGTAACAAATAATCCAATCAAATGATGAAAAAACAAAGGATTCAACAACTATACAAAAAAGGGAAGGTGTTGATTTTATTGATGTTTTGTGGATTCTGTTGTTCTTCTTTTTCGATTTATGCGCAGGATTCAACACGCATAAATTCGAAACAAGAGCTTCGAATCCATGGAAAGGTAACAGATAAATGGAAAAATCCTTTGCCGGGGGTAACCGTGCGGGTAAAGGATGCCTTGCTTGGGGTCGCAACGGACAAAGATGGGAAGTATGTTATTGTCGTGCCGGGAAAAATAATGAAGCCCGTGTTATTATTTTCCTTTGTCGGGATGACCTCTAAAGAGGTGCCTTATTTGGGAAATAGTGAAATAAACGTAACCTTGGAGGAGGAACAAGCGAAAATAAATGAGGTGGTGGTGACGGGTATGTTTAATCGCCGGGTGGAAAGTTTTACAGGTTCGGCTACCACCTTTAAGCAAGAAGATATTTTGCGGGTGGGGAATCAAAATTTGATCAAGAGTTTGAAAAATCTGGATCCTGCATTCCAGATTATAGAAAATCTGGAATATGGTAGTGACCCGAATCGTATGCCTACAGTGCAATTGCGAGGACAGACTTCATTCCCCAATTTGCAGGGAGAGTATGAGAATAATCCGAATCAACCTTTATTTATTCTGGATGGTTTTGAGACAACCTTGGAGAAAGTGTATGATCTTGATATGAACCGGGTGGCTAGCGTTACGTTGTTGAAAGATGCGGCTGCGAAAGCAATTTACGGTTCGAAAGCCGGGAATGGAGTGGTCGTAATTGAGACGATTCGTCCAAAATCAGGAGAATTGCGGGTGTATTATTCCGGTGATTTCGGGATAGAAGCACCGGATTTAACCGGTTATGATTTGATGAATGCCGAGGAGAAGTTGGCGTATGAGGTACAGATTGGCATGTACGGGCCTTCGAGAGGATTGATCACGGCTTATGATTCATACAAGAAAGTGTATGATGATGTTGTGCGAGGGGTGGACACTTACTGGCTTTCAAAACCTCTTCGTACGGGATTCAGTAATAAGCATTCCGTGACATTAGAGGGTGGGGATGAGCGAATGCGTTACCAGTTTGGCCTGTATTACAATAATGTGGCAGGTGTGATGAAAGAATCAGATCGTAGTACATTGAATGTCAACACGACACTTTCGTATTCATATAGAAATCTTCTTTTCCGGAATACGATAGAGTTTTCTCGAAATTGGTCGAAGAATTCACCTTACGGAAGTTTTTCAGAATATACATCATTGAATCCCTATTGGGCTCCATATGACGAGGACGGGAATTTGATCAAAGAGTTCACGGTTCACAAGGGGCAAAGTGATGAGAGTATTTACGAATATCATTATTATAATCCGCTTTATAATGCTACGTTGAATACGAAAGACGAGTCCGGTTATACGGAAGTACAGGATAATTTTTCGGCAGATTGGCGTATTGACGAGGCTTTGCGTGTGATCGGGAGTTTTGGATATTCCCGCAGGGAAGGAAGTGCGGATGTTTTCTATCCGGCCAGTCACACGAAATTTATCTATTATGACAAGAACGGGATGAGCGACCGGAAAGGGCAGTATTCGAAGAGAGATGAGGCTTCGGAGCGAGTGTCTTTGCAAGCGGGAGTGAATTTCAATAAAACTTTTGGAGAACATCTGCTTTTTGCCAACGTGACTTGGAATGTGTCGACCTCGCGAGCCATGTCAACAACGGTGGTAGCGGAAGGATTCGGTAACGATTACATGGATGATATTTCTTTTGGGACAAATTACGAGAAAAATGGTAAACCGCGGGGGAGTAATAGTAAATTGCGGGAGATTGGTATTATCGGTGCTCTCAACTATTCATATGCCGATCGTTATCTTTTTGATGCCTCGCTTCGAAGAAGTGCCTC
Encoded proteins:
- a CDS encoding ribose-phosphate pyrophosphokinase is translated as MSNLPEIKVFAGENSQYIAESIASSLGLELGKKTFTRFSDGEFVTSFDETVRGEHVFIVQSTFPPSDNLMELLLMIDAAKRASAYKVIAVIPYFGFARQDRKDKPRVAIGAKLVANMLQAAGVDRIITMDLHADQIQGFFDVPVDHLYGSTVLIPYIKSLGLRDFAIASPDIGGAKRANSWAKYFDSGLIICHKTRIRANEVADMKVIGDVEGKNIIVVDDMIDTAGTICKAADMLIDNGAASVRAVATHAVLSGKAYENIEKSKLTEVIFTDSIPQKQPCSKIKVLPIAPMFADTIRNIYEHKSISDHFLM
- a CDS encoding SusC/RagA family TonB-linked outer membrane protein, giving the protein MMKKQRIQQLYKKGKVLILLMFCGFCCSSFSIYAQDSTRINSKQELRIHGKVTDKWKNPLPGVTVRVKDALLGVATDKDGKYVIVVPGKIMKPVLLFSFVGMTSKEVPYLGNSEINVTLEEEQAKINEVVVTGMFNRRVESFTGSATTFKQEDILRVGNQNLIKSLKNLDPAFQIIENLEYGSDPNRMPTVQLRGQTSFPNLQGEYENNPNQPLFILDGFETTLEKVYDLDMNRVASVTLLKDAAAKAIYGSKAGNGVVVIETIRPKSGELRVYYSGDFGIEAPDLTGYDLMNAEEKLAYEVQIGMYGPSRGLITAYDSYKKVYDDVVRGVDTYWLSKPLRTGFSNKHSVTLEGGDERMRYQFGLYYNNVAGVMKESDRSTLNVNTTLSYSYRNLLFRNTIEFSRNWSKNSPYGSFSEYTSLNPYWAPYDEDGNLIKEFTVHKGQSDESIYEYHYYNPLYNATLNTKDESGYTEVQDNFSADWRIDEALRVIGSFGYSRREGSADVFYPASHTKFIYYDKNGMSDRKGQYSKRDEASERVSLQAGVNFNKTFGEHLLFANVTWNVSTSRAMSTTVVAEGFGNDYMDDISFGTNYEKNGKPRGSNSKLREIGIIGALNYSYADRYLFDASLRRSASSAYGKDSRWGTFWSLGVGWNLHHERFLEANEWIRTLKLRASLGYTGNQNLDPSQSRARYKYYDYTYSDKIGAQLVAIPNDKLQWQKNKDYNFGLDLSLKRFLILRADYYIQRTENLLSNISIPPSTGFRNYMENLGVIENRGYEISLQVTPWRDEKRGAYISLSATGLHNDNKIKKIYDIFKNSNEEQNNNYKYFDGGDEDISSPEVIKKYINRFTKPATLYYEGCSMTAIWGMRSLGIDPASGREMYLTKDGKSNYTWSAADQVVIGDSSPKLSGSLGLNAGYKGFSLSVSCSYKLGGDLYNQSLISRVENVTGLENLDRRIHKAWQKIGDVAPYRVTVFDSRNSSYTKPTSRFIQKNNELYISSMNMGYEFSKESWIRRIALDRLKVSFYMNELLRVSSVDIERGTSYPFARNFSFELQATF